One Methanobacteriaceae archaeon genomic window, GTACAACAAAAGTAATTTCGTTATTTTGATCAATTAAGTTCATGGTTTTTTCAGTAACATGAGGTTTAATAATAATTGAGTATGCATCCATAATAATCACCTATTTTCCAATACTATTGGAATAAACCTCCTAATTTCTCAACTGCTGATTTAGTGTAAATAGTGAGTCTTCCAGCATGGGTACCAGGTGCTAATAATTCAACGTTTAAGTTTTCAGCAACCACTACATCTACACCAGCGTGGTTTCTTGCACCTAAGTGAATACCTTTATCTTCACCGACAACAACGAGAGGTCCTTTTACTTTTTTGTATTTTCTTCCTCTTGTTTTACCTCTACCAGCTCTGATTCTTTTTCCTTCTTTAGCACGAATTACGTCATCGTAAACGCCTAAGTTTTGGAAAATTTCACGAGTTTGTTTAGCAGTTTTTACAGCTTCGATTTCATCTTCAACAATAATAGGAACTTGTTCTAAATCTGCTACTTTGTGTCCTCTGTTTTCAACAATTTCTTTGTTAGTAGTTGCTGCAACAGCAGATCTGATAGCAAATCTTCTTTCTTTTATGTTGATTTTTTCATGATGGTTTTTCTCTGCTCTAGTAGGGTGAGCTTGTCTACCACCAATTGCCATTGGTACGAATGCTGCTTTAGAACCGTTTTTAATCCTAGGTACTCTAGCAGTTCCTCTACCGGAACCCCATCCTTTAGCAGAAGTTCTTTTACCTGCCATTGGATCGTTACCCCATGGTTGTACTCTAGCAGATTGTGCAGAAAGTACAGCTCTTTTGATTAAATCTGGTCTGTATACTTCATCAAAAATAGCTGGAAGTTCAATTTCTTCTTTAACTTCCCCATTAATAGAATAAACATTAACTTTCATGATTATACCCCTTGTTTAGATTTTGTACTAATATAATTAATTTGAGGTATATCCTCAGCTTTATTATTAGGTCTGATAGGTTGTCTTAAAATGACTAATCTTTTAGATGGTCCTGGTAAGGATCCTTTTACTAAAACATAATCGTTTTTGACAAGACCGTATTTTACAAATCCGCCATCAGGGTTGATTTGATCAACTTCATCTGCTGATGCGATTTTTAAAATCCTTTTATTGAATTCAGTTCTTTTGTGGTATCCCATTTGACCTGCTTGAGCTACAGTCCACATGGTTCTACTAGGAGTCCAAGGTCCGATAGAACCTACGTGTCTACCTTTACCTGCTCTTACAGCTTTACCATATTGAATTCTAATTCCCCATCTTTTAACTACACCTTGGAATCCTTTTCCTTTTGTAGTTGCAATAGCATCAACAAATTCACCTTCGTTGAAGATTTCACTAGCTTTTACTTCGTTACCTAATAATTCTAATGCAGTGTTTAATTTTTCTTCAGGATTGGATCCTCCAATACCACATTCGAATATATCTGGTTTTTTCTTAGGTACGCTAGTTACTTTTGGATTTGTGTGTACTAATACCTTAATGTCTTCTGTGTTTTCTAATGCACCTTGTATTTTTGCAATAGCTTCAGATTTATTGTATTCTTTAGGAAGAGAAATTTTCCTTGAAAGTTCTTCATCTAAATTGTCTGCAAGAACTTCGGTGATTACTTTCAATCCACGAGAAGTTTTTTCATAAGCTCTAATTCCCATTACAACGACCGGAGGTACTTCCAATACAGTTACTGGAGTGAAAACGTCCATACCATTGGTTGGAGAGTTTTTATCGGAATCAGTCATTAAAACATGAGTCATACCGACTTTGTAACCTGCGAGGCCGAGTAATTTTGGTTCATCAATTTGTGGCCAAGATTTTACTCTAGGGGTTTCTTTAGCTGCTCTTTTCCTTGGACTAAAAGCAACAGACCCTTTTCTTGGCTGGTGATGTCTTACCATTTAATTAACCTCCTTATTAATATTTTTTTACCTTATTTTTAAATTATTTTAATTTTTTGTAGAGTAATAGCCAAATGAATAACTATTACGAAGTTTTTGACAAGTCTGTATAAATACAACCTTATCAAGTTAATAAATAGCCGTAAGCAAGCTTACAACTAGATAAATATTAAATTTCAATATATCCTATTGAGTTAATCCAATTGGAGCACAATAAAGAATATATTTAATGTATAAATAATTCTGTGCTAAGATAATTTTTAGAAAGTCCTAAAAACATCCATGTATAAAAAGTTGAGCAAGTTATCTATTAGCGTGTAAAACTAATAAATCGAGAGAATTAAAATCTCATAGAATTGAATAAAGAAAGTGTAGCGACAACAGCCTCTTCGCTTCTTACAGTTTCAGTTCCTTGTCCAGGAAGAGTATTTATTTTAAATAAATCCCAATTTGGATTAGAAACATCCTCTTGAATTGAAGAATATGGGCCACCAAATAAAATAGCAATACTTTTAGATTCATCTAATTTTGGTTTTAATTCATCAAAAATAGAATTAATATAATCTCCATATCTTGTAGTTTCAACAACAAGATTAGGTTTAATTAATTTTAAGCTATTTTTAAGACTCTTAGTAGAAGATATAACATTATATCCCCAGTAAACGTCATCTGGTTTATCAGGTGTGACTATTACTTCTTTCTTAGCAATTTTAGTAATCTTAAAGTCAAAAATTCTTTTAACAGAAAGTTGTTCTTTACAGAATGCAAGTTTATCCATACCTATATCAACATAAGTTCCTTTCTTATTTCTCTTAACAGTGAAACCTTGTCTATAATCGCCCACGTCTGGTTGACTATTTACAGGATGATGTGGAGTCCTAAGAGGCGGGAGAATTCCAACATGCTTTAATTCAGGTCTTATAGGAAATGCTTGTTTCCTCAAGTATTGAGGAGTATTCATATAATTTAAAATTTCCGCAATAAATTCTCCATCCATTTCTCCGTCTTCATTTTTAACATGATCATCATTGTAGATAACCACATTATCTGCTTGAAAAATCGCCAAAGCTCTGCCTAAAATACCTACTTTATAAGTACGAATTTTAAGATCCTTAGACTCAGAAAGAAATGAGTTTGGAATAAATATAGATAGCTCATCTTTATACATTATATATAACTATATTAAATAAACTATATAAAGATTTCCCTACATTTATATACTACTAATTAATTTTACACATTTACAAGATATTATATCAGTTATAATATCCGTAGCTTCTTTTTATGCTACCAACTTTTTTATACTCAGAGAATATATTAATATAAAATATGTATGAAACAGTATATAAAGGTATTGTTTTTTGTAAATAAAATCCAATAAAAAAAGTTTTTGAAAAAAAATCGAATACAATTCAATTCATTACATAAATCAAATATTTAATATATTATATAATATAATAATTATATTATTAATGAAAAATTACTTTGAGGTTTCAAATGTTCGAAAAAGTATTAGTTGCAAATAGAGGAGAAATCGCAATTAGAGTTATGCGTGCTTGTCGCGAACTTGATATCAAAAGTGTATCAATTTACTCTGATGCAGACAAAACTTCTCTTTATACAAATTATGCGGATGAAAGCTATCCATTAGGAAACCCTTCACCTGCAAAATCTTACTTAAATATTGAAAAAATTATAGATATCGCAATTGAATCTGGTGCTGATGCAATTCACCCAGGATACGGATTTTTAGCAGAAAATCCTAAATTCGGTGAAGAATGTGAGAAAAATGGAATCAAACTCATCGGACCAAGTGGAGATATCATTAACAAAATGGGAGACAAAATTACTTCCAAAGCACTTATGAAAAAAGCAGGAGTTCCAGTTATTGAAGGAACACCTGAAGGTATTACTGATATTGAAGAAGCAAAAGACATTGCTCGCCAAATAGGATA contains:
- the rpl3p gene encoding 50S ribosomal protein L3, whose protein sequence is MVRHHQPRKGSVAFSPRKRAAKETPRVKSWPQIDEPKLLGLAGYKVGMTHVLMTDSDKNSPTNGMDVFTPVTVLEVPPVVVMGIRAYEKTSRGLKVITEVLADNLDEELSRKISLPKEYNKSEAIAKIQGALENTEDIKVLVHTNPKVTSVPKKKPDIFECGIGGSNPEEKLNTALELLGNEVKASEIFNEGEFVDAIATTKGKGFQGVVKRWGIRIQYGKAVRAGKGRHVGSIGPWTPSRTMWTVAQAGQMGYHKRTEFNKRILKIASADEVDQINPDGGFVKYGLVKNDYVLVKGSLPGPSKRLVILRQPIRPNNKAEDIPQINYISTKSKQGV
- the rpl4p gene encoding 50S ribosomal protein L4 codes for the protein MKVNVYSINGEVKEEIELPAIFDEVYRPDLIKRAVLSAQSARVQPWGNDPMAGKRTSAKGWGSGRGTARVPRIKNGSKAAFVPMAIGGRQAHPTRAEKNHHEKINIKERRFAIRSAVAATTNKEIVENRGHKVADLEQVPIIVEDEIEAVKTAKQTREIFQNLGVYDDVIRAKEGKRIRAGRGKTRGRKYKKVKGPLVVVGEDKGIHLGARNHAGVDVVVAENLNVELLAPGTHAGRLTIYTKSAVEKLGGLFQ
- a CDS encoding putative RNA uridine N3 methyltransferase is translated as MYKDELSIFIPNSFLSESKDLKIRTYKVGILGRALAIFQADNVVIYNDDHVKNEDGEMDGEFIAEILNYMNTPQYLRKQAFPIRPELKHVGILPPLRTPHHPVNSQPDVGDYRQGFTVKRNKKGTYVDIGMDKLAFCKEQLSVKRIFDFKITKIAKKEVIVTPDKPDDVYWGYNVISSTKSLKNSLKLIKPNLVVETTRYGDYINSIFDELKPKLDESKSIAILFGGPYSSIQEDVSNPNWDLFKINTLPGQGTETVRSEEAVVATLSLFNSMRF